The Streptomyces sp. B3I8 nucleotide sequence TCGGGGCAAACTCCTACCAATCATCGCCACTCATGCATGAACCAGCCAAGTGCGGGCTTACTGGATGATCTATGCGATCAGTGCAATCATGCGGCGCAACCTGCCCGAACCCTCCCGGAAGGAGTACGCCGATGCAGGGCGATCCCGAGGTCATCGAATTCCTCAACGAGCAGCTGACGGCCGAACTCACCGCGATCAACCAGTACTTCCTGCACGCCAAGCTCCAGGACCACAAGGGGTGGACGAAACTCGCGCGCTACACCCGCTCGGAGTCCTTCGACGAGATGAGGCACGCGGAGCTCCTCACCGACCGCATCCTGCTCCTGGACGGCCTGCCCAACTACCAGCGGCTGTTCCACGTGCGCGTCGGGCAGTCGGTGACCGAGATGTTCGAGGCCGACAAGCAGGTCGAGGTCGAGGCGATCGACCGGCTGCGGCGCGGGATCGAGCTGATGCGCGCCAAGGGGGACGTCACGTCCGCCAACGTGTTCGAGGCGATTCTCGCGGACGAGGAGCACCACATCGACTACCTGGACACCCAGCTCGACCTGATCGAGAAGCTCGGCGAGTCGCTCTATCTGTCGACGGTCGTCGAGCAGACCCAGCCGGACGCGTCGAGCCCGGGCCCGAGCGCGTACTGACGGGGCGGCGCCGATGCGACCCGACGGCGGCCCCCCGCCGCGCTCAGGCGGCGTCCGGCAACCGTCCGGGTCCCTCGCCGGCGTCCGGCAGCCGTACAGGTACGTCGTGTGCGTCCGGCAGCCGCACGGGTACGTCGTGGGCGCCCGGTCGCGGCCCGGGGCCGACGGAGGCCGGGCGGTCCCGGTCGAGAAGGTCGCGGCGCGGGCAGCCGCCCCGGCCCAGCAACGCCTGGATGCGCCGCACACAGCTCCCGCAGTCCGTGCCCGCCTTGCACTGCGAGGCGATCTGACGAGGGGTGCAGGCCCCGCTCTCCGCGTGCTGCTTGATCTGCTCTTCGGTCACGCCGAAACAACTGCAGACGTACACGCGGGTCACCTCCCGGCGGGGTTCGGGGTCGTGCCGTACCGGTCGCCGGGATGCCCGATCGTCCGGTGAGGCAAACCTAACCTTAACCGGCGTGCCGGGGAGGTGAAAGCGGACGGGGCGCGGATCGTGTGTGATCCGCGCCCCACCTGCGCCGGAACCGCTCACCGACCGACAAACGGAATGCCACGCACCGGCATCACTGGTCCCGGTACATCTCCGCCACCAGGAACGCCAGGTCCAGCGACTGGCTGCGGTTGAGCCGGGGGTCGCACGCCGTCTCGTAACGCTGGTGCAGGTCGTCGACGAAGATCTCGTCGCCGCCGCCCACGCACTCGGTGACGTCGTCGCCGGTCAGCTCCACATGGATGCCGCCCGGGTGGGTGCCGAGGCCCTTGTGGACCTCGAAGAAGCCCTTGACCTCGTCGAGCACGTCGTCGAAGCGGCGGGTCTTGTGACCGGAGGCCGCCTCGTAGGTGTTGCCGTGCATCGGGTCGGTGATCCAGGCGACGGTGGCGCCGGAGGCGGTGACCTTCTCCACCAGCTCGGGCAGCTTGTCGCGGACCTTGTCGGCGCCCATGCGGACGATGAACGTGAGCCGGCCGGGCTCGCGCTCGGGGTCGAGCCGCTCGATGTACCGCAGCGCCTCCTCGGCCGTCGTGGACGGGCCGAGCTTGACGCCGATCGGGTTACGGATCCTCGACGCGAACTCGATGTGCGCGTGGTCGAGCTGCCGGGTGCGCTCGCCGACCCACACCATGTGCGCCGAGACGTCGTACAGCCGGCCCGTGCGCGAGTCGACGCGGGTGAGCGCCGACTCGTAGTCGAGCAGCAGCGCCTCGTGCGAGGAGTAGAACTCGACGGTCTTGAACTCCTCCGGGTCCGTGCCGCAGGCGCGCATGAAGTTCAGCGCGCTGTCGATCTCGCGGGCGAGCTGCTCGTAGCGCTGGCCGGAGGGCGAGGAGCGGACGAAGTCCTGGTTCCAGGCGTGCACCTGGCGCAGGTCGGCGTAACCGCCGGTGGTGAAGGCGCGCACCAGGTTCAGCGTGGAGGCGGAGGCGTGGTACATCCGCTTCAGACGCTCGGGGTCGGGCACGCGGGCGGCCTCGGTGAACTCGAAGCCGTTGACGGAGTCGCCGCGGTAGGTCGGCAGCGTGACGCCGTCGCGCGTCTCGGTGGGCTTGGAGCGCGGCTTGGAGTACTGGCCGGCGATCCGGCCGACCTTCACGACCGGTACGGAGGCCGCGTAGGTGAGGACGGCGCCCATCTGGAGGAGGGTCTTCAGCTTGGCGCTGATGTGGTCGGCGGACACCGCGTCGAAGGATTCCGCGCAGTCGCCGCCCTGGAGGAGGAACGCCTCGCCCTTGGCGACGGCGGCCATCCGGGCGCGCAGCTGGTCGCACTCGCCCGCGAAGACCAGCGGGGGATACGACTCGAGGTCCGCGATCACTGCGCGCAGAGCCTCGGTGTCGGGGTACTCGGGCTGCTGCGCCGCGGGCAGGTCTCGCCATGTCGCCTGAGCGGCGACGCTTCGGGAATCAGCGTTCACGGTCACCCGTCAAACAGTACGCGGTCGGCCTGACCGTCCATGCCCGCGCTCAATCCGTGAGACGGCTCCGCCCGGCCGTCAGGAGCCGGGCGGAACCATGGACATCACGCCTGTGGGGGAGCGTGCCCGGGAGCACGACGGGGAGCGGCCCGCGTCACGGTGTCCCGGTGAACGGGCCGACGTCGAGCTGGTTGCGGTCGATGTTGATGGTGACGCCGCCGTATGTCTCGGTGTGGTTGCCGGCGTACTGGTGGACGCGGCGGTGGTCGGCCCACAGCCGGGCGGGGAGGGTCGCGTCGGTCGTGTTCGCCTGATCGTTCCAGTGGGCGAAGTGCAGCACGTCGGGCAGGGTGGTGGTGCCCTCGTGCGCGACCAGGTCGGTGACGAGCGAGGCGGTGCTGCCGTAGGCGCCGGACCGGTAGCCGAGGGTGTGCAGCCGTTCGGTCCAGGCCTTGAGGTAGGTGAGGACCTCGGTGGTGACGGCGGTGGAGCGGGGGTAGGCCTCGATGTCGTTGTAGAGGACCGTGCCCTTGCCGAGGCCGAGCGCGGCGGCCTGGCGGACCGCGTCGTCGGCGGCGGCGGTGCCCTGCGCGGTGGGGCTGGTGAGCGTGGTGCAGGCGCTGCCGCAACTGCCGCCGACCGGCTGGGGGCCGACGTAGAACGGCAGGAACCGCCAGCCGCCCGCGTACTGGTTGCGCACCCACTGTGCGGTGAGCCGGGCCTGCGAGCAGCCGCGGTTGACGCCGCCGATGTAGATGCCGACGGCGCTGTAGGGCGAGTCGTCCTTCCAGGCGTCCATCGACGACTGGCTGGGCGCGGTGCAGGCGTCGAAGCCCCGGCCCCGGTAGGAGGTGGCGTCGGCGGGCAGCGGGGCCGGTACCGCGGCGGAGGGTTCGACGCGGGCGGCTCCGGCGGAGAGCCCGGCGCCGTCGAGGATGCGCCGGATCGCCGCACGGTCCCGCCCGTAGGCGGCGGTGACCGTGATGCGCTCGTCGGTGGCGCGGTAGGTGCGGGAGGTGGAGTTCTCGGTGACCGAGCGCTCGGACGCCACCGCCTGGGCGGGCTGCAGGAGCAGCGCCTCGGTGCGGCCGAGCACGCGGGCCGGGCAGTCCTGGCGCTCGCCGGGGGTGCCGAGGTAGACGGCGTGCCGGTCGAAGCGGACGCAGGCGGTGGGGTTCTGTTCCAGGTCCACGACGCGCCAGCCGGCGGGGACGGTGAAGGTGTGGCCGCGGTAGCTGATGCGAGTGCTGCCGTCGTCGGCCCCGGCGGGGGCGGCCCCGGCAGGGGCGGCGGCGCCGAGCGCGGCGAGCGTCGCGGTCAGCGCGGCGAGTGTACGGACGGTACGGCGGGCCGCGCTCCGCGTCCGGGGGAAGGGGGAACGCGGCGGGAGCGGGTCGGGAATGGTGCGCACGAGGACGGACCTCTCCGGTGAGCCAGTGTGCTCGGCGTCCTTCCACCAACGGCCGTGCCGCGAAACCGTGGTGAGGCCCCGCGTGGGCCGTCCGGGGCCGCCCTCCGCCGTGTCGGGCGAGCGCGGCTGCCGTGACGGACCGGTATCGGGTAGGGTGCACGCCATGTTCGCGCCAGTGCACCGTATGTGGTGGTGGACCGCTCACCCGGCGGCCCGCTGATCGCGCGTACACACTGATCTCCGCGAAGGCCGCCCGAGGGGCGGCCTTCGGCGTTTCCGCGACCGGCCGGGCCGTTCCTCCCACTGACTGAAGAGGAACCACCCCATGGACCTGTCCGCCCTGCTGACCGACGACCGGCCGTTCGCACTGCTGCGCCGCCGCACCCCGGGCCACGACCACGACACGGTGGAGGTGCTGCGGGGCCCGGTCACCGCCCGCGAGCGCCTGGCCGACCTGCCCGAGGAGGGCCTGGCCCTCGTCCCGTTCCGGCAGATCCGCGAACGCGGCTTCGACGTGCGGGACGACGGCACCCCGCTGCTGGTCCTCGTCCCCGAGGAGACGCACACGCTCCCCCTGGAGACGGCGCTCGCGCAGCTGCCTCGGCACGAGGTGGGGGTGGCGGACGGCGGCTTCGACGTCGACGACGAGGAGTACGCGGACATCGTCGGGCGGGTGCTGCGGGACGAGATCGGCCGGGGCGAGGGCGCCAACTTCGTGATCCGGCGGACGTACCGGGGCGAGATCCCCGGCTTCGGGCGGGCGGACGCGCTGGCTCTTTTCCGCCGGCTGCTGGTGGGCGAGCGGGGCGCGTACTGGACGTTCGTCGTCCACACGGGCGAGCGGACCCTGGTGGGCGCGAGCCCCGAGGTGCATGTGCGGATGGCCGGCGGGACGGTGGTGATGAACCCGATCAGCGGCACGTACCGCTATCCGGCCGGCGGGCCGACCCCGGAGCACCTGCTGGACTTCCTCGCGGACGCCAAGGAGACCGAGGAGCTCTCGATGGTCGTCGACGAGGAACTGAAGATGATGTGCACGGTCGGCGACATGGGCGGGGTGGTGGTCGGACCGCGGCTGAAGGAGATGGCCCATCTCGCCCACACCGAGTACGAGTTGCGCGGCCGCTCCTCGCTGGACGTGCGCGAGGTGCTGAAGGGGACCATGTTCGCGGCGACCGTCACCGGCTCGCCGGTGCAGAACGCCTGCCGGGTGATCGAACGGTACGAGCCCGCCGGTCCGGACGGCGGCGGGCGCGGCTACTACGCGGGGGCGCTGGCCCTGCTCGGGCGGGACGCCGGGGGCGCGCAGACCCTGGACTCCCCCATCCTGATCCGGACCGCCGACATCGCGGCGGACGGGCGGCTGCGGGTGCCGGTCGGGGCCACGCTGGTGCGCGGCTCGGACCCGGCGGGCGAGGTGGCCGAGACGCACGCGAAGGCGGCCGGGGTGCTGGCGGCGCTGGGGGTGCGGCCGGGGCGGCCGCGCGAGGAGTCCGTACGGTCGCGGCTGGCCGACGATCCGCGGGTGCGGGCGGCGCTGGACGGGCGGCGGGCGGCGCTGGCGCCGTTCTGGCTCCGGATGCGGGAGCCGGCGCACGAGTCGAACGGTCACGCGCTCGTCGTCGACGGGGAGGACACGTTCACCGCGATGCTGGCGCACATGCTGCGGTCGTCGGGGCTGGGGGTGACGGTGCGGCGGTACGACGCGGCGGGGCTGCGGGAGGAGGTGCTCGCGCACGAGGGGGTCGTGGTGCTCGGCCCCGGCCCCGGGGACCCCTGCGACCTGGCGGATCCGAAGATGCGGTTCCTGCGGGGGCTGACGGGGGAGGTGCTGCGCGGACATCGGCGGGGGGTGCTGGGGGTGTGCCTCGGGCACGAGCTGATCGCGGCGGAGCTGGGGCTCGTGGTGGAGCGGAAGCGGGTGCCGTACCAGGGGGCGCAGGTGGGGATCGAACTGTTCGGGCGGGCGGAGACGGTGGGGTTCTACAACAGCTTCGTGGCGCGGTGCGACGAG carries:
- a CDS encoding glycoside hydrolase domain-containing protein produces the protein MRTIPDPLPPRSPFPRTRSAARRTVRTLAALTATLAALGAAAPAGAAPAGADDGSTRISYRGHTFTVPAGWRVVDLEQNPTACVRFDRHAVYLGTPGERQDCPARVLGRTEALLLQPAQAVASERSVTENSTSRTYRATDERITVTAAYGRDRAAIRRILDGAGLSAGAARVEPSAAVPAPLPADATSYRGRGFDACTAPSQSSMDAWKDDSPYSAVGIYIGGVNRGCSQARLTAQWVRNQYAGGWRFLPFYVGPQPVGGSCGSACTTLTSPTAQGTAAADDAVRQAAALGLGKGTVLYNDIEAYPRSTAVTTEVLTYLKAWTERLHTLGYRSGAYGSTASLVTDLVAHEGTTTLPDVLHFAHWNDQANTTDATLPARLWADHRRVHQYAGNHTETYGGVTINIDRNQLDVGPFTGTP
- a CDS encoding class II 3-deoxy-7-phosphoheptulonate synthase, producing the protein MTVNADSRSVAAQATWRDLPAAQQPEYPDTEALRAVIADLESYPPLVFAGECDQLRARMAAVAKGEAFLLQGGDCAESFDAVSADHISAKLKTLLQMGAVLTYAASVPVVKVGRIAGQYSKPRSKPTETRDGVTLPTYRGDSVNGFEFTEAARVPDPERLKRMYHASASTLNLVRAFTTGGYADLRQVHAWNQDFVRSSPSGQRYEQLAREIDSALNFMRACGTDPEEFKTVEFYSSHEALLLDYESALTRVDSRTGRLYDVSAHMVWVGERTRQLDHAHIEFASRIRNPIGVKLGPSTTAEEALRYIERLDPEREPGRLTFIVRMGADKVRDKLPELVEKVTASGATVAWITDPMHGNTYEAASGHKTRRFDDVLDEVKGFFEVHKGLGTHPGGIHVELTGDDVTECVGGGDEIFVDDLHQRYETACDPRLNRSQSLDLAFLVAEMYRDQ
- the bfr gene encoding bacterioferritin; amino-acid sequence: MQGDPEVIEFLNEQLTAELTAINQYFLHAKLQDHKGWTKLARYTRSESFDEMRHAELLTDRILLLDGLPNYQRLFHVRVGQSVTEMFEADKQVEVEAIDRLRRGIELMRAKGDVTSANVFEAILADEEHHIDYLDTQLDLIEKLGESLYLSTVVEQTQPDASSPGPSAY
- a CDS encoding anthranilate synthase family protein, with translation MDLSALLTDDRPFALLRRRTPGHDHDTVEVLRGPVTARERLADLPEEGLALVPFRQIRERGFDVRDDGTPLLVLVPEETHTLPLETALAQLPRHEVGVADGGFDVDDEEYADIVGRVLRDEIGRGEGANFVIRRTYRGEIPGFGRADALALFRRLLVGERGAYWTFVVHTGERTLVGASPEVHVRMAGGTVVMNPISGTYRYPAGGPTPEHLLDFLADAKETEELSMVVDEELKMMCTVGDMGGVVVGPRLKEMAHLAHTEYELRGRSSLDVREVLKGTMFAATVTGSPVQNACRVIERYEPAGPDGGGRGYYAGALALLGRDAGGAQTLDSPILIRTADIAADGRLRVPVGATLVRGSDPAGEVAETHAKAAGVLAALGVRPGRPREESVRSRLADDPRVRAALDGRRAALAPFWLRMREPAHESNGHALVVDGEDTFTAMLAHMLRSSGLGVTVRRYDAAGLREEVLAHEGVVVLGPGPGDPCDLADPKMRFLRGLTGEVLRGHRRGVLGVCLGHELIAAELGLVVERKRVPYQGAQVGIELFGRAETVGFYNSFVARCDEGAARELAGRGVEVCRGGDGEVHAVRGAGFAGVQFHPESVLTVNGAEVVRELLAGVAEGVRP
- a CDS encoding bacterioferritin-associated ferredoxin, with translation MYVCSCFGVTEEQIKQHAESGACTPRQIASQCKAGTDCGSCVRRIQALLGRGGCPRRDLLDRDRPASVGPGPRPGAHDVPVRLPDAHDVPVRLPDAGEGPGRLPDAA
- a CDS encoding trp operon leader peptide is translated as MFAPVHRMWWWTAHPAAR